From the genome of Kryptolebias marmoratus isolate JLee-2015 linkage group LG19, ASM164957v2, whole genome shotgun sequence, one region includes:
- the tab2 gene encoding TGF-beta-activated kinase 1 and MAP3K7-binding protein 2 isoform X1: protein MAQGSHQIDIQVLHDLRQKFPEVPEGVVSRCVLQNNNNLDACCEYLSQVSPGYLYSEEGTLSFPEDNSFTGLCNHMTQLNLGLQSQNVHVAPIRDSPRMNGSRTLAPSMSDGALLTGQVPNSDYFQQEPGSATVQVPSSLNVFGVMERQQQPPQHHRLCPLGVKGATMSPQHTPRFKPITVTLAPNLQTGRNTPTSLHIRGGTQSGLNSPQGNSIYIRQSSVARQSQQQGGRAVAPISQPQQQTSHVYMPICSPTNPQAPSIFSIGSQASSSGVSTCSSSSSSVIPTSVSNISQYNIQNISTGPRKNQIEIKLESPQRSNSTTAVLRTSSGPRSSSTSSTCPSSSSSSTGVASVPTTPLPIGGPGSRCSQPTVFISASSPTAATTPSEEAIMASAGSRSQPKFYISANASSDDSGARNPPTVYISANTPLQGPSGARNMGGQVSMGPAYIHHHPPKSRASAGGGGTASSPRVVVTQPNTKYTFKITVSPNKPPAVSPGVVSPTFEPNNLLSLPSDHHFVEPEAPHPSDPLSPHSEGPSEPCRISVGSDDAAYTQALLVHQKARMDRLWHELEMKKKKLEKLKEEVNEMENDLTRRRLERSNSASQIPSIDEMKHLRCKNRALQIDIDCLSKEIDLLRTEGPHLNPSVIHNFYDNLGFCGPVPPKPKGTLSVDSGSKAVKPTADQEEDEGMQWSCTTCTFHNHPALDRCEQCDFPRRF from the exons aacaacaacaatttgGACGCCTGCTGTGAATATTTGTCCCAGGTGAGTCCAGGCTACCTTTACAGTGAAGAAGGGACCCTCAGTTTTCCAGAAGACAACAGCTTCACCGGGCTCTGTAATCACATGACCCAGCTGAACTTAGGTTTGCAGTCTCAGAATGTGCATGTGGCCCCTATTCGGGACAGCCCGAGAATGAATGGCAGCCGGACTTTGGCCCCCAGCATGAGTGACGGGGCCCTCCTGACAGGCCAGGTCCCCAACAGTGACTATTTTCAACAGGAACCTGGATCAGCCACAGTGCAGGTTCCCTCCTCTCTCAATGTTTTTGGTGTTATGGAGCGTCAACAACAACCTCCCCAGCACCACAGACTCTGCCCTCTGGGTGTAAAAGGAGCAACTATGAGTCCGCAGCACACACCTCGCTTCAAACCCATCACAGTGACCCTAGCACCTAATCTTCAGACAGGCCGCAATACGCCTACTTCTTTGCACATACGTGGTGGGACGCAGTCAGGTCTAAACAGTCCACAGGGTAACTCAATCTACATTCGCCAGTCCAGTGTGGCCCGGCAGAGCCAGCAGCAGGGAGGCAGGGCTGTAGCCCCCATTTCTCAACCCCAGCAGCAGACCTCTCATGTCTACATGCCAATCTGTTCCCCAACAAATCCCCAGGCACCCTCCATCTTTTCCATTGGAAGCCAGGCATCCTCAAGTGGTGTCTCCACatgctcttcttcttcctcttctgtcaTCCCCACCTCCGTGTCCAACATCAGCCAGTACAACATCCAGAACATCTCCACTGGGCCTCGCAAGAATCAGATTGAGATCAAACTTGAATCTCCTCAAAGAAGCAATTCTACCACTGCTGTGCTGCGGACAAGCAGTGGGCCACGGtcatcctccacctcctctacttgtccctcctcttcttcctcttcaacCGGAGTGGCTTCTGTCCCCACCACCCCTCTGCCCATTGGAGGGCCAGGTTCCAGGTGCAGCCAGCCCACTGTTTTCATCTCTGCCAGCTCACCTACAGCTGCTACCACTCCCTCTGAGGAGGCCATCATGGCCTCAGCTGGCTCCCGCTCCCAACCcaagttttacatttctgctaATGCCTCCAGCGATGACAGTGGAGCAAGGAACCCTCCTACAGTCTACATCTCAGCAAACACACCCTTGCAGGGTCCCTCGGGAGCAAGAAACATGGGGGGCCAAGTGAGCATGGGCCCTGCCTACATTCACCACCATCCACCTAAGTCCCGAGCTTCTGCGGGAGGTGGAGGAACAGCTTCTTCACCTCGTGTGGTGGTGACTCAGCCCAACAccaaatacacatttaaaatcaCAGTGTCTCCTAATAAACCACCAGCTGTGTCCCCTGGCGTCGTGTCCCCCACTTTTGAGCCCAACAATCTTCTCAGCCTACCTTCAGACCACCACTTTGTGGAGCCGGAGGCCCCGCATCCTTCAGACCCACTGTCACCACACAGTGAGGGGCCAAGTGAGCCTTGCAGAATCAGTGTGGGTTCTGATGATGCAGCATACACACAAG CTTTGTTGGTTCATCAAAAAGCTCGAATGGACAGACTCTGGCATGAGctagaaatgaagaaaaagaagctggagaaactaAAAGAGGAGGTGAACGAAATGGAAAATGACCTGACCAGGAGACGCTTGGAGAGATCCAACTCAGCCTCCCAAATTCCTTCT attgaCGAAATGAAGCATTTGCGATGCAAAAACAGGGCACTGCAGATCGACATTGACTGCCTTAGCAAAGAAATTGATCTCCTTCGAACGGAAG GACCACACTTAAATCCCAGTGTAATCCATAATTTTTATGACAACCTTGGATTCTGTGGTCCTGTCCCACCAAAACCCAAAGGTACTTTATCTGTTG ACTCGGGCAGTAAGGCTGTGAAGCCCACCGCAGAccaggaggaggacgagggaATGCAGTGGAGCTGCACCACCTGCACTTTCCACAACCACCCCGCCCTGGACCGCTGTGAACAGTGCGACTTCCCGCGGCGTTTCTGA
- the tab2 gene encoding TGF-beta-activated kinase 1 and MAP3K7-binding protein 2 isoform X2 yields MAQGSHQIDIQVLHDLRQKFPEVPEGVVSRCVLQNNNNLDACCEYLSQVSPGYLYSEEGTLSFPEDNSFTGLCNHMTQLNLGLQSQNVHVAPIRDSPRMNGSRTLAPSMSDGALLTGQVPNSDYFQQEPGSATVQVPSSLNVFGVMERQQQPPQHHRLCPLGVKGATMSPQHTPRFKPITVTLAPNLQTGRNTPTSLHIRGGTQSGLNSPQGNSIYIRQSSVARQSQQQGGRAVAPISQPQQQTSHVYMPICSPTNPQAPSIFSIGSQASSSGVSTCSSSSSSVIPTSVSNISQYNIQNISTGPRKNQIEIKLESPQRSNSTTAVLRTSSGPRSSSTSSTCPSSSSSSTGVASVPTTPLPIGGPGSRCSQPTVFISASSPTAATTPSEEAIMASAGSRSQPKFYISANASSDDSGARNPPTVYISANTPLQGPSGARNMGGQVSMGPAYIHHHPPKSRASAGGGGTASSPRVVVTQPNTKYTFKITVSPNKPPAVSPGVVSPTFEPNNLLSLPSDHHFVEPEAPHPSDPLSPHSEGPSEPCRISVGSDDAAYTQALLVHQKARMDRLWHELEMKKKKLEKLKEEVNEMENDLTRRRLERSNSASQIPSIDEMKHLRCKNRALQIDIDCLSKEIDLLRTEGPHLNPSVIHNFYDNLGFCGPVPPKPKDSGSKAVKPTADQEEDEGMQWSCTTCTFHNHPALDRCEQCDFPRRF; encoded by the exons aacaacaacaatttgGACGCCTGCTGTGAATATTTGTCCCAGGTGAGTCCAGGCTACCTTTACAGTGAAGAAGGGACCCTCAGTTTTCCAGAAGACAACAGCTTCACCGGGCTCTGTAATCACATGACCCAGCTGAACTTAGGTTTGCAGTCTCAGAATGTGCATGTGGCCCCTATTCGGGACAGCCCGAGAATGAATGGCAGCCGGACTTTGGCCCCCAGCATGAGTGACGGGGCCCTCCTGACAGGCCAGGTCCCCAACAGTGACTATTTTCAACAGGAACCTGGATCAGCCACAGTGCAGGTTCCCTCCTCTCTCAATGTTTTTGGTGTTATGGAGCGTCAACAACAACCTCCCCAGCACCACAGACTCTGCCCTCTGGGTGTAAAAGGAGCAACTATGAGTCCGCAGCACACACCTCGCTTCAAACCCATCACAGTGACCCTAGCACCTAATCTTCAGACAGGCCGCAATACGCCTACTTCTTTGCACATACGTGGTGGGACGCAGTCAGGTCTAAACAGTCCACAGGGTAACTCAATCTACATTCGCCAGTCCAGTGTGGCCCGGCAGAGCCAGCAGCAGGGAGGCAGGGCTGTAGCCCCCATTTCTCAACCCCAGCAGCAGACCTCTCATGTCTACATGCCAATCTGTTCCCCAACAAATCCCCAGGCACCCTCCATCTTTTCCATTGGAAGCCAGGCATCCTCAAGTGGTGTCTCCACatgctcttcttcttcctcttctgtcaTCCCCACCTCCGTGTCCAACATCAGCCAGTACAACATCCAGAACATCTCCACTGGGCCTCGCAAGAATCAGATTGAGATCAAACTTGAATCTCCTCAAAGAAGCAATTCTACCACTGCTGTGCTGCGGACAAGCAGTGGGCCACGGtcatcctccacctcctctacttgtccctcctcttcttcctcttcaacCGGAGTGGCTTCTGTCCCCACCACCCCTCTGCCCATTGGAGGGCCAGGTTCCAGGTGCAGCCAGCCCACTGTTTTCATCTCTGCCAGCTCACCTACAGCTGCTACCACTCCCTCTGAGGAGGCCATCATGGCCTCAGCTGGCTCCCGCTCCCAACCcaagttttacatttctgctaATGCCTCCAGCGATGACAGTGGAGCAAGGAACCCTCCTACAGTCTACATCTCAGCAAACACACCCTTGCAGGGTCCCTCGGGAGCAAGAAACATGGGGGGCCAAGTGAGCATGGGCCCTGCCTACATTCACCACCATCCACCTAAGTCCCGAGCTTCTGCGGGAGGTGGAGGAACAGCTTCTTCACCTCGTGTGGTGGTGACTCAGCCCAACAccaaatacacatttaaaatcaCAGTGTCTCCTAATAAACCACCAGCTGTGTCCCCTGGCGTCGTGTCCCCCACTTTTGAGCCCAACAATCTTCTCAGCCTACCTTCAGACCACCACTTTGTGGAGCCGGAGGCCCCGCATCCTTCAGACCCACTGTCACCACACAGTGAGGGGCCAAGTGAGCCTTGCAGAATCAGTGTGGGTTCTGATGATGCAGCATACACACAAG CTTTGTTGGTTCATCAAAAAGCTCGAATGGACAGACTCTGGCATGAGctagaaatgaagaaaaagaagctggagaaactaAAAGAGGAGGTGAACGAAATGGAAAATGACCTGACCAGGAGACGCTTGGAGAGATCCAACTCAGCCTCCCAAATTCCTTCT attgaCGAAATGAAGCATTTGCGATGCAAAAACAGGGCACTGCAGATCGACATTGACTGCCTTAGCAAAGAAATTGATCTCCTTCGAACGGAAG GACCACACTTAAATCCCAGTGTAATCCATAATTTTTATGACAACCTTGGATTCTGTGGTCCTGTCCCACCAAAACCCAAAG ACTCGGGCAGTAAGGCTGTGAAGCCCACCGCAGAccaggaggaggacgagggaATGCAGTGGAGCTGCACCACCTGCACTTTCCACAACCACCCCGCCCTGGACCGCTGTGAACAGTGCGACTTCCCGCGGCGTTTCTGA